A region of the Nothobranchius furzeri strain GRZ-AD chromosome 13, NfurGRZ-RIMD1, whole genome shotgun sequence genome:
AACTGAAACAAAACAACAGAGGCCAAATCAGACCGATCTAGAGTCGAGTTCAGTAGCCGTTTGATGAAATCTGAAGCAGAACTCACAATAAAGACAGAAACATGAAACTCTACTTTTCAATCAGAACTGAAACCTTCAGCCTAAATATGGGAGTGGCCTCGAgtccagcaacacacacacacacacacacacacacacacacacacacacacacacacacacacacacgagaacaATGTAATCTGGTTTGAATAAACAGAAACAAAGGTCAGCGTTTGTGTCTCTAGTCAGACTCCGCCCCCTCAGGTATGAAGACTGAACTTATAGAAACAAGAGAGACCAGTTGGACCGGAACCGCTCTGACACCTGAGCTCGTTTCCTCCACCTGCTGCAGTGACTCAACAGGTGAAGGAGTGGAAAACATTACAGGAAAATCAGGATTCCTCTTCACCGGAAATTGTCCGAGGTCTCGATACTTTTATCAGTTTGATCAtcagctgtttctcctcctcactTCCGGTCAACAAGAGGACCAATTAATGATCAGCTGATCAGTAAAGGGTTAGTAAAGATGTTTGTTTTTTTGACAATTACTGGACGGAGAGGTCGATCCACGCCCTGTCACCCTAAAACCGAACTTGAACTGTTCAATAACCGGAAACGCTCCATCACCGGTCAGACAGACCGCAGTACCACGTGATCAATCATCACTAATTAGTGATTCCTTACCGTTGATTGAGTCGTTGCTCCGCGGTGTCCCCGGGGACTCCTGAAGCGGGACGACAGACAGCTTTCGTTCCCCTTTCGGTGACTCTCCTCCGGCTTCCGGCAGCGTTCTCCGGAACACCCAGCCGTGGGAGCTGGGCTGAAGCGCGCACACGTCGAGCCCATTGCTCACACAGCTCACCAACGTGCACAGCGGGGTCCTGTCCGCCGGGAATTCCACCTGAGCCAGGTCACACTCCGGATGGGCGCAGCACGCCGCCTTGCAGCCTTCCGGATCCAAGACTTCGATGTCCGGGCCCAGGATCCGCGCGCCCTCGGTCAGGGAGGACACGTTCAGACGCTGATTCGGTCCGGTGGACTGGTTCCATTCGCAGCTGAGAACAGATCCGAACTGGACCAAAAAACTCAACAAAAACACCTTCAGCAACATCCTGCGAAGATGAATGAAATGAAGAGAAACGAGAGAATCTGGCCCGCCGACACTTGACTTCCGCCTATGAGCGCGTTTGTGTCGCACTTAAGTTTACCTGAGTGACAACAGGTGAAGTCACTGTGGCCCCGCCCCCAGCAAGTAGCAAAACACGGAAGAAGGCTACTTCAAAAATCGATTAACCATTAATAACCCGAGCATTGCGGGTAATTAGCAGCTTCTTGTGGGTGAGATTGGATttgttttctgtttctgttttacAAAAAAATTTAGTTCCTCAATTTAGTGTGTTATGGAATCTTGACTGAGCTTCACCAGTAAATCCAACTCATTTATCAGGAGACTTCTTGTGAGAGTTTTTATTAAATATGATAAGATATTGAAAATAAAGTTAACcacatgaaataaaataaatttgaTAAACATTTTGTCAAAAGTCAAAcaaaattttatttttacaaacatAATTAAAAGATTCCTGAGTGAGCTTGATTCTAGTCCGGCAGGAGGGTTTGTTCTAGTTTGGCGGACTTGGTCTGAGTGAACGTTCACCCTCCCATTTCTCTTCTGAGGGTGGGCCAAACCAGACCCATCTACAGCTTTTGGGCCAAACCGGGCAAGAGGATGGCTCCATCCTTGGGGTAGTAATACTGACCCCTGGTGGTGGCCGGCAGATTCACAGTACACAATCACACGTGATGAAAGAGATGCCCTACCTTCTTCAATCAGAATCAACTGATTTGTTGCTCTAACCACACATATAACATTTAACAaacacagccccccccccaaaaaaaaagaaaataaacaatattTGTAAAGATTAATattatgtattaataatatcatacacaTTACCAGCTAGCTAAAAACCTTTCCCGTCTTTAAAGGAGGTAAACCCAGAAAAATCAGTCTGACATTTTACAAGGTAACGAGGCTGATTAAAGTGCTTTAAATTAGAACGTTGAATTTATTTGGGAGTTTCTCAGCTGGTTTCTCATGAAGATCCAGGCAGGTTGTCTCAAACGGAAACTGGTCTCACCTGaaacacaaaacaggtgatgttcaTCCCGGACATCGAACATCCTGTAGGTTCAGAAAACATCACAACTGGACAGGTGCGACAGGACAGCAAAGTCTCTATCAACCTTCCGGAGGCGGGTGGTGTCTAAGGGTAGTGGGCCTCGTGGTTCTCACTATTCGATCTGAACACTTCTCTTTGGAATAAGGAGATGTTACTGTTGGGTTAAAGTTTCTTTGCTTCTCATGTTCAGATTctgacacccacacacacactacccACCCCCAGGTACAGGAGAGTCCTAACCTTGTTGTGGCAAAAGCCCTGACCCAGGATCAGCCCCAGCAGGGAGTTCAAAACACTAAAGCCACAGATGACGGCCTGAAGAGCGCTAGTGGCCCCCATCACACCAAACAGGACCAGGTTCCACTGAACCACGGAGCAAGGCTCCACACAGACCCCTGACCACAGACTTTGGTTGTACAGGTACCCAGAGTGTCTGAAAACACGGAGACAACATTAGCAGCCAGTGTAAACATCTGGATCTCTTCTTCATGTTTCTGTCTCACCTGTcaggttggggctgcagagggacCCCCCAGGTAAGACCAGAGGATGAATTGTAGAGACAGAGAGGACCCTGAGACAGACCAGTAGCACTGACCAAAGAGCAGGTGCAGGAGGCCAGAAGCCCCAGGAGGGAGTAAAGCACCTGGCAAAACATCTGAAGCAAAAAGATAAAACACCTGTGAGAAATGCCACATCTGGAAGCtgtcacacttttttttttttttttttaccagcttaCTGGTTGAGAAATCCCAGGAAAGTCAGAAGCTCACCTGACTCCTGAAAGCACAGCAGCCTCGGGTTCTGCTGCTCTGGACAAACGATCGAGCTCCGAGTAGAACCTGGAAACAAACATCTGCGTCATCCAGCACAGCTGGGATCTGTGACGGTGGCACAAGGACTCGACTCATACAACACACGCACATCATCATACCAAGAAACCAGAACCCCACAGACCCGTGGCCCAGGTGGCCTCTCTGGTCACGTGACCCTCCAACAGGAAGTGGATCTTCCAGTCGGGAAGCAGCAGCAGAACGTTGGACAACATGCAGATGATCGCCATGGGAACCAGGGACACACCAATGCATTGCAGACACCTTGACACGCACATCTGTGTGGGATAATGTGTGATTTTATCTGAATCTAGAATTACTGATCAGTGTTACGTCAGTCAGTTCAGACTTAGATAAATCTGCTAGTTACGGTTAGCTTAGGttatcctggctcatccctttagttatgtttTCTTAGTTATGTTAtatttcttccggctcttggaaagtacagatgcttttttctcctctccctccctcctcttcccaaggctctttgtcctgtcttgtgtgcatggcgctttctgcattttttctggaaactggaaatgattaaacatggatctggtcagttggtctctcaacgcgattgacaacattttttcaacgatgaaaacgggagaaggggctcccgaatgcccctccaggacagagccagctggacatatcatggactcctggaaacagcggaacctgatctgcctctcccaactgtctgtagaggattctgaagatgtttggatattcgtcgttttggtgtcgagattcctgctgtttggcctgagcggttacctggcttaccggaaaatttacgagctttcgaggaatattggctcaatcccggagctcagggatggattacaccacgctgtaaactcacaaactcatataattgtcgagatgagtcgtaagcttggaactttggctgagattcaggctctggcacagaaggtggattccatcaaggagcgagttgacggatcagcacggattgggattgattaattacgccattattggatctagaggggttgaagaccaacagaactctaaggcagagaggaaattatctctgtccccAAACAAtctttatctgaatctggtgcccttgaagcctgtgaggctgaagtgtaaactcccccctcagaagaaatgtggaatgctgctgttgctatggaaactctttcaccctatcccagcctgggcgggactgtgaccgttgaaggccgtggaaccgtatctaggagtcactgtgctctcaaacccattatctccctcccctgtccaaatggaggtgatgagcgctgccccatgtggctgcaggcactgaagtgaggagagtcccaaccctacctccccacctagtggacacatgtgtatcgtctgaagtctgtgtgcatatctgtctgaggtgtatttttgcatagcaaagccacCCTCTccttggagggtaactctgaagtgcctttttcccctccTCCTGACTATCCTCATAAAAACCCTCTtatttctattaaggtagcgtggctcgggttgcgaatgaccacagtcaccaattcttgtcacgggtctatgtatgcatgtctgatctcagaattgtgtgtaccgaaactctaattcccctctgggattaataaagtatttttgaattgaatgttAAAAGATAAAATCACTGTTACACTAAAGGTATCAGGTCCAGCAAGACAGGAAGTAGCTAGTTTCTGCTCTATCGTGAGCCTAATCTGTCCCATGCGGGACATTCTGAAGCCGCTCTTCAGGTCGAGAGCTTCAGTCAGCCGCTTCTGTCGCAGCCGTCATCAAAGCGCAGCTAAAAACAAGCAAATGCTTCGACAGCTTCCATCGGCTGTGACCGATTCATCATGTGTGCTTTACCAGCGCCAAGCATCAGTACCGAGGCTTCTGCTGCAGGACTAGACTCCTCTCATCTTCCCCAGCACCGCTGCTGCAGCTCAGCATCATGCTATGTAAGGTGGTTACACTACTGTGGTATTATTGGTACCATGTTTCTAATACTGTGGTATTATTGGTACCACGTTTCTATTACTGTGGTATTGGTACCATGTTTCTATTACTGTGGTATTATTGGTACCATGTTTCTATTACTGTGGTATTATTGGTACCACGTTTCTATTACTGTGGTATTATTGGTACCATGTTTCTATTACTGTGGTATTGGTACCATGTTTCTATTACTGTGGTATTATTGGTACCATGTTTCTATTACTGTGGTATTATTGGTACCACGTTTCTATTACTGTGGTATTGGTACCATGTTTCTATTACTGTGGTATTGGTACCATGTTTCTATTACTGTGGTATTATTGGTACCATGTTTCTATTACTGTGGTATTATTGGTACCATGTTTCTATTACTGTGGTATTGGTACCATGTTTCTATTACTGTGGTATTATTGGTACCATGTTTCTATTACTGTGGTATTATTGGTACCATGTTTCTATTACTGTGGTATTATTGGTACCATGTTTCTATTACTGTGGTATTATTGGTACCACGTTTCTATTACTGTGGTATTATTGGTACCACGTTTCTATTACTGTGGTATTATTGGTACCACGTTTCTATTACTGTGGTATTATTGGTACCATGTTTCTATTACTGTGGTATTATTGGTACCATGTTTCTATTACTGTGGTATTATTGGTACCATGTTTCTATTACTGTGGTATTATTGGTACCATGTTTCTATTACTGTGGTATTGGAGTACCTTTAGAAGTAGGGATACACAATAGGTCTGAGTCCTGATGCTGGCATTGAGGCATCCCAGGAAAACAACCTGTTCTCTTCACTGATTTCCTGTTTATTTTTGAATTGGTTTTTACTTGTAACTTCTAAAGTTTTCCTCGTCCGGCTCATTATATTTAACAGATCTCACCAGAAACGCTCTGGTCTCTCTTGGATGTCCAGAGATCCAGTCTGAAGGTAAACCTGGGAGCTTAGATCTTTCGCTAGGCTCAGCTGTTCCACGTAGTTTTTAATCATTAAGACGATTCCTGCTTTAATCCGTTGGTCTGGTCCATCTCAGATGATGGAATATTTAATACGGAACAAAAGAAACGTTGGGTTTTCCTTTGAGCCAACGCCTGAAGAGCCGTTAAAAAGGTTCGGGTTGAATCTATTCTAAAGTCTGAATCAGAGTCAGATGCTGTCAAAAAAGAGAAGACACACTCACCACGAACCCGGCTGGTCCAGTTCAcacacagcagcacacacacacacacatccatttaTAAGCAGACACAAggacacgcctgctgctgcatctGATCACAGGAAGGACACCAGAACCAAAACCAGAACCTGCTTACAACCCACATGTCGCCAAAACCACCTTCTTCACTgctgtgtgacagtgtgtgtgtgtgtgtgtcattcaccCACCCCCACCTTTGTGTTGTAAaacatctgggggggggggggtagaacccAGTAAATatagaccatttaccatagacCAAGAGGACTGGTTCTGACCGGACAGAACATAGAACATTTAGGTCCACTTTGGGCCATTTTTGTCAAacgttacaaaaaaaaaaaaaaaaaaaaagtaaatctcAGTTCAGATGGTCTTTCATGTCTgaggaagacaaaaaaaaaggtcCAGAGACCAGCACCCAGACCCTAAGTGAGGAAACTCGTTCCCATCACGAGGACCTAATGAGCAGCAGGGGCTCATGGGAAAATGGTTGATGTCTCCACTGATGTGATCAGGAAGACCAGTCCTGTTGATCCAGTCAGGTTTGATCCTGAGCTGGGTCGTCTTTTCAATCTAAACCGGGCCCAGGGTCTTGGCCTGGACCCGGTTCAGGCTTTGACGGAGTCATCCTGAACCGAGGTTCTTGTGAAACTCATCACAACTAGAAGTCTGAGGAGACAAAACCAAGACACGTGGAGAAGAACCAAGATCCTCGAGGACGGTCTGAAGAGTCCAGCTTCACACGTCAGAATGAGTCATCGGGGTCACATGAACGACAGCGGTGGAACCACAGACACTGGAACAAAGTGACAAAACTTCCTCAGACTAAAGACAGCACAGCCACCAGCAGCagaacccccaccccccctctgGGCCTGGTCTCTCTAAACCAACCTGAGCATCACTCCTCCTACTCTCAGTTCCTACAACTTGTTTGAAGACAAGAGGACACGGGGCTTTATCAATGGCAGGCCTGAAACTCTGGAACGAGTTACCTTGTAACGTGCGTGCTTCACCATCGGTGACAGTTTTTAAGGTCAGGCTAAGGACTCTATTTGATCTGACCTTTAACCCGTGGCCGCTAGTctgcttttattcttttattagtGCAACGTGTCCCTGtaaggcgctttagaaataaagcttGAGTTGAGAATTGTGTCTCAGCTCCCGTTCTGGATGCTGATTCCAAAACaaacgaacaaaaaaaaaaaaaaaaaatagaaagccTTTGGTAAATATCTGTGTTTGAAACTTTATTTTGAGTCAACATCTACACATCCGGCTGTGATTTAGATCACGACCTGTACAGTGGCCTCCTCAAGAGTGGAAGACTCTTCTGTCACCATGACAACGCTGCTGAGAGGCACAGCTCCACCAAATCTTCCTGAGATGCTCTTATTCTGAAGGCAGTTTGATCGGGACAGAAACAAGTGATAAGCCCCGCCCCAAATCGGACAGCAGCACTAGAACAAACGGAAATTAAACCGAACATAAAATAGTCTTTTTCCACATAAACTCCTCTAAGGCCCCCTGAAGATCAGTTTTACTCCCAACTGTTTGTCTGTGCagttgaggaggaggagggggaggacccaaaaaTACTCGTCAGAGTCATCTGTTTCCTGCCTCCCCTGGAGGACAATGAAGATGATGAGGATGAAGGCAAAGTTTTCCGACCCTTCAGAGGAGTAGAACGACGTGAGGAGCATGAGGAGGAGCAGGATCGACTGGTGGTTCTGGGGCTCTGGAAGGAGCCTCTTTCAGGTGCGTTAGACGCTCTGGCCTCCCCGGTCTCTCCTCCCTTGTGGCGGAGCAAGTAGGCGTCAGAGGATCCTTTGCGTCTGTCGGTGGCCCTTCGATTTGCCTCCTCATCCAACTCCTTCTGAAGGAGCAGAGCCATTCGGCGATCCTCTTCCTCCTGTTTCTGCCTCGCCTCCCACTCAGCTGAAAGCTCCGCTTCCACAGGGGAAGAGGACAACACTGGAACTCGTTTGATGGTCACCTCTTCTTCAGCGGTCTCCATTTCAGAGCTCTTCCGCTTCGCTGATGCCGGTCTGATCAGCTGACTGCCGTCTGTCTGTGGGAGGGGCCGCTCCACATGAAGCTGTGCCTCCAGGAAGACGATGTTCTCCTGAAACGATAAAGTAATAACGTTAGAAGACATCACGTGAAGGAGGAAGGACCTGCGAACATCGTTTACACCCAAACACCATAAACCACCagaggggggtgtgtgtgtgtcatctcaTAAAGATCAATGAGGAGCTCTGATGGAGCCGAGAGAACATGTGAGGGTTACGCCATGACGTCATCACCCAAACTGACCTTGTTGGAGAGAAAACTGGAGGCTGAGCTTGGCTGAGTCACACGAGGACACAGGAACCTGAAACAAGTCAAAGCTAAAAATCAACAACCACGTCCTACAACAGTGATCATGTGACTAGTCACAGTGAGACGGGTTCGTGAATAAAAACTCGGTTTATTTTTgaacttattttattttagtgcAGCTTTGATCCGAGTCCACTGGTGAAAATAACCAGAAACATATGTGGAGATGTTGATTCATCTGGAAAAGGATAAACTTACAGACAGAGCTAACCTactagttagggttagggttaacctacCAAGGAGTTAAAAGTTGGCCACATTACTTCCCGCTCTGCTCTGttcatctttctgcagctttcatGTCACATCCCAGGAAGTTGGACATTGAGTCATTTTTTTAAAAATGCTTTGAAAAGCAAACATGTTCTTCTGGAGTCGGCCATCTTTAAATTTTGCAGGTTTGGTTTAAAGGAAGTGGCTACAGGTGGcgagcgtgtagatcctctgtgagaaagtggaaaaaggatggcctacaggtctcgcatgagttgttcagagcatctctggttgctcatcaggatgcagtgagggctgcTAGAATGGCctgttttgcagacatcattgaaacaaactcagaatcccaagattctctacaCAACACTGAaccctgttctggtgtatcaggagcccggCTTCATGTCCTCTACGGCTGCTGGAACCTGTGAAGATTTTCACAATTTTTTTGTTCACAAagtatcgggcattagagcagctatttctggtaactactgaccctgttccagttcctccatcaccgcccaccctgagctccctcagtaCCGTTTCTTACTCAGAGctgagtaaagccgggcgtacactgagcgacgttttcacttttttgagccgattttccactcgtgcgagaacccacaagatcggggcgagttttgcgctgagcgtcgtgtagtgtacagggggttacgagaggcgattaacaccacgtgaccagctaccgatcagcaatcgtgagctcgcacaaacttctggcgtgtttaatatttagcttgtccctcgtgagggtatcgcactgttgaagcggcgcagctgcgaccgaaaaagtatcagaaccgctcacagcgcatgcgtaatcatgcatcaacaccgctcgcccgctatttccctaataacacacgttgtttgtttttatttttacatgtcttttacacacaatgacaggattgtcaagaaatgtcgtgttcatgtcaaattaaactgatcacaaaacacagatttactttctttatttagttttcctcatccaacccccataaatccctgtgtgtcctcctgcagcactcccgaaggacaacaggcaaaacaagacaaaaaagtctgacgtgttgtgtaaaaactgctatttttagtatatttttaggcccgacgtgttgctaccagacgtccagtgtgagcagtcaggtcgcatcagagaactgggtcgtgcagtgtgagcacatgactcgtgagatctgccctgcgaggaagtcgtacagtttgagctgaagctgaacgctgcgagtgaaaaagtcgcacagtgtccgcccggctttagcttgttgcaaggcagaagccatctggctctccacttgatgttctgccgcctAGTCTCCATGTcaaggcccatcacttggtcagattatcaatggttgcctcagcacaggtgtggtcccagctgctttgaaagcagcagttgttcggccgaccctgaagaaacctggtgcttatGTCTCTGTGatggaaaattacaggcctatctctaccctgccctttacatcaaaactgcttgaggaagtcgtttatcagcagctggtctcgcatttagctgactctgatctgtttgaggttttccaatcagggttcaggtctggccatagcacagagtcggctctactgagggtcttaaatgatttatgtcactagatcagggtacatctgtggtgcttctgttgttagatctgacggcagctTTTGATacggttgaccacgcgattctactcaatcgcttggaatgatgggttgggatcaaagggtcagctctggattggtttagatcgtatctccacaacaggacattctgtgttaaactgggtgatgttttctcttcttgggaggggctccgctggggggtcccgcagggatcgattcttggtcctcttttgtttgccatttatttgcttcctctggggtcaatctttcgtaaacatggcctagcgttccatctctatgctgacgattgccaggttTACTCTCAAAGGTCtttcagtcctttgtgtcctgtcttaacgaggtgaagtcttggctaatggccaactatctgcacctgaatgagggaaagacagagctcattgtttttcaccccaatagcagggctgtgggtcgttatgttgatcttggccctctttctccatactcaaaaccagttatcaccagtttgggggtgaaaattgacactggacttaaatttgatgctcacatcaactctgtgatccggtccagttcctttcatctgagacgccttgcaaaaatcaagcctatgctttcGAGGGCCCAAGTGGAGAGGGTACTGCATGCTTTTgtcatttctaggcttgattactgcaactctctatatgcaggactgtgtcagtcatcactgcgccgcctacaggttgtgcagaacagtgcagccaggtttctgactgggaccaggaaacgggaccacatcagtccggttctggcctccctgcactggcttccggtctgttatcattcacactttaaactcctcgtctttgtttaccatttcttccagggtggtgctcccccctat
Encoded here:
- the rnf168 gene encoding E3 ubiquitin-protein ligase rnf168, which codes for MPKVSDVRVSGDGRRDSVLTREDCLCPVCLEIFIEPVTLPCTHTFCKSCFLESVDKSTLCCPLCRKRVSNWVRLNSKNNTLVDQKLWNRIQTCFPLQCQRRLSGQDTEEDYLGLVGVPRVSLPGELRQEYEDQVTKLMEERRAQDEEERRASEELIQMMLAEEEEQLEEERKRKDDDEQLARLLSSQLNSQEKLCVPVVTPPKKEVRVGNMDRFLCPRVTQPSSASSFLSNKENIVFLEAQLHVERPLPQTDGSQLIRPASAKRKSSEMETAEEEVTIKRVPVLSSSPVEAELSAEWEARQKQEEEDRRMALLLQKELDEEANRRATDRRKGSSDAYLLRHKGGETGEARASNAPERGSFQSPRTTSRSCSSSCSSRRSTPLKGRKTLPSSSSSSLSSRGGRKQMTLTSIFGSSPSSSSTAQTNSWE
- the LOC107379937 gene encoding transmembrane 4 L6 family member 5 — its product is MCVSRCLQCIGVSLVPMAIICMLSNVLLLLPDWKIHFLLEGHVTREATWATGLWGSGFLVLLGARSFVQSSRTRGCCAFRSQMFCQVLYSLLGLLASCTCSLVSATGLSQGPLCLYNSSSGLTWGVPLQPQPDRHSGYLYNQSLWSGVCVEPCSVVQWNLVLFGVMGATSALQAVICGFSVLNSLLGLILGQGFCHNKVRTLLYLGVEKCSDRIVRTTRPTTLRHHPPPEGETSFRLRQPAWIFMRNQLRNSQINSTGQYYYPKDGAILLPGLAQKL